A segment of the Nerophis lumbriciformis linkage group LG08, RoL_Nlum_v2.1, whole genome shotgun sequence genome:
atgcataaaccaaccattcaggactttactctgctcagtttgcaacacactgatctaatatgatgtgcccaagccagatacctgccatcttttcttggatgctagttcattattaatgtcggggctcaggctttgagctgaggcaaccttcattatcgaacgaaggtattccacagtcttgggggcgtgccttacaggcactgcctttaacgtcctctacgagctgacgtcacgttcacttttcatcccttctaacaatgtgcccgcccagtcacaagatatgagcagctcctgtacgcacacgcaagaaatgcaaagcatacttcatcaacagcgatacagtttacactgagagtgaccGTATAagtaactttaacattgttagaaatatacgccacactgtgaatccacaccaaacgagaatgacaaacacattttgggagaacattcgcacagtaacacaacataaacacaacagaacaaatacccagaaccctttgcagcactaactcttctgggacgctacaatatacaccccccgctacctccaaccccaccccccacccccaccacacacacacatacacacaccttgtagcgtcccggaagatttagtgctgcaaagggttctgggtatttgttctgttgtgtttatgttgtgttactgtgcggatgttctcccgaaatgtgtttgttattcttgtttggtgtggattcacagtgtggcgtatatttgtaacagtgtttaaggttgtttatacggccaccctcagtgtaacctgtatcgctgaagatcaagtatgcgttgcattcacttttgtgtgcgtgccaaagccgcacatactatgtaactgagccagcactcatTGGACTgaacgcgggccagagtttgacatccatgctttacatagtgaaatgatctaagttacatttaaaccagtgtgggtggcactgggagcaggtaaaGTATCTtgtccaaagacacaacggcagtgactaggatggcggaagcaggaatcgaatctggaaccctcaagttgctggcacggccgctctaccaacagaGCCACGCCGCCACATGTCTATGAAGAGCATTCTCAGACATGATAGAATGTATGGAAGCCTCCTGCAATAATGATATATATCACGGTAAATTActttaaatataaattataattgaaccatttcaaaacaggaTACAGAGGCTCCTAATTTTGCTGCTTACATTTGCAGTAACATATTTgcgtttgtattattttctcaaaactatttttGATCTACTTTGTAATTTAATATGACTGTATTGACTTATAACTTAATACATtgctatctggttactttctgttgtgacatggttccatctacacttctgttgaaatgtaatgagCACattgttctgttgtttggatactttacattagttttggtctATTTTACAAATTTGGGACAGTATCGGCCACATCAACGCTGATAggaatactttgacttttcaagaTCAATGAATGATTCAATTTTTTATAACAATTATCATCAAGTCAAAAACACAGGAGGGCCGGGTGGAaatattcattaaatatttacatattttcttacTATTgacaagggatgtccgataatggctttttgccgatatccgatattccgatattgtccaactctttaattaccgataccgatatcaaccgttaccgatacagtcgtggaattaacacattattatgcctaatttggacagccaggtatggtgaagataaggtacttttaaaaaaaaatcataaaataaaataagataaataaattaaaaacattttcttgaataaaaaagaaattaaaacaatgtaaaaacagttacattgaaactagtaattaatgaaaatttgtaaaattaactgttaaaggttagtactattagtggaccaatcatgtgtgcttacagaatgtatcccttgcagactgtattgatatatattgatatataatgtaggaaccagaatattaataacagaaagaaacaacccttttgtgtgaatgagtgtgaatgagtgtaaatgggggagggaggttttttgggttggtgcactaattgtaagtgtatcttgtgttttttatgttgatttaattaaaaaaatttttaaaaaaaaaacccggattccgataataaaaaaaccgataccaataatttccaatattacattttaacgcatttatcggccgataatatcggcaggccgatattatcggacatctctactattgactgatttaaatcctttggtttttgcccttaaagtcctcctgtgtacaGGGATTTTTTCCTGCGTTTGTATACAATAAGAATAATGTCAACTTATGTCATAAAAATATCCATCTAACCACTGCAGTATTGACCATATACTGAtattattattggtattgttactgtaGATATTTGCATTGATCTTCCCACCTTTTTTTACATTCAAGAGATCTATCCAGCTTGCGGTTAGCATACCCTCCTAcaatgtgtagtgtagcatgtttagctctcatcctccagtgataatggtacttgtaaaaaACAGAGTAAGCATCGCTGACTtcgaagtggctttgcactgtggaggaatATTATCCGCTAACTGGAATACTGTCATGTCTTGgagatcatgtttagtttggctatgttctgtttggtgtttgcactcttgacacgctgcttactctgtccaggtcgtagttcatgctgctcttttcttgccacgtaagttttttgtttattcaagccactgttttgtacctccactgtgagcgccttttgtttgttccttttttccatagttctgcctttgtgcgagttctgttttattagccaaatttgttccccgccttgtgcgcaccttttgtttatactttttataatctattattaaatcatgtatttaacttcacgccatgtctggtccgaatcctttgcaccatgggaaaacaaaccacgccaaagtccacgtcttgacaaataCTACTACAGTGTGTTTGGGTCGCGTTCGcttgcttgtcgctgtcaaattggcAGGACACAGCTCGTCATCAACAAGCATTCTCACGATATAACGATGGTATCAAAAACTCTATAATCGGTCAaaggtatatcatttatatgataTTCCGTCTATATTGCGCAACCCTAAAAAAGGAAAatgatttaacttttttttaacattgtcatTCTTAAATAATCCTATTACGATTTAAAATTGATTAATCGTGCAGCTTTACTTCGGAGTAAGCTTTCTAAATGAGTCATATTTACAGTCGCATGTGATTTGAGCGTGCACTACATTATACAAGATGTGTATCATAATGACTGACCTTGGGAGAGCTTCCGGATGTATCCCTCATTCTCTATGATGAAGTGAATCCCGGCTGATGAGTTCATGACTGCACGGACGCAGTTGACGCAGGTGAGCTGCAGGAGGGCGTCTGCGATGCGGGAGCAACCCCTCCCAGACAGCCTGTCCAGGGCCTCCAGGAGAAGATCCAAGCCACTGAGCTCCAGGAACTGGACCATCCATGACTGGTCGCTGCTGTCCAGGCGACGCTTCAGGCCGGAATAGTTGACCACCGTGGGGACCTGGAGCAGTCGGATGCAGAGCTCCGGATCTGCACTCTCTAGGTTGGCTTCCTGCTGGGAGTCCGAGTCCTGAGAGGAGCCCAGGCGACCCCGAACTGCTGCCCACTTCTTCTTCACGTCTGAGAGCCCTGTAAACATTGTTACTGCACCTGCGAAAGAGGAAAGATGCAGTCTGGCTGATTTGGAGACCACTTAAAAAAAGTGTGGGACTTAGCAttgaacatttacaaaataagaataagcggtagaaaatgcatggatggtgTATACACTGATGCATTTGGAGAATTTATAGCTCCTCCCAGTttatctacaccaggggtgtccaaactttttccactgagggcctcacactgaaaaatcaaagcatgcgggggccattttgatagttttcattttcaaaacaatacaataattaTTGTAACCTTTAGGGATCCCCTTAATTTTGGTGACCGTTAAAGgtaccggggacccaaaagggtctcagtcattaaagtgttacaaataagtcatatatatatatatatccatccatccatccatccatccatcttcttccgcttatccgaggttgggtcgcgggggcagcagcctaagcagggaagtccagacttccctctccccagccacttcgtccaaggggatcccgaggcgttcccaggccagccgggagacatagtcttcccaacgtgtcctgggtcttccccgtggccttctaccggtcggacgtgccctaaacacctccctagggacctgaccagatgcccgaaccacctcatctggctcctctcgatgtggaggagcagcggctttactttgagctccacccggatggcagagcttctcaccttatctctaagggagagccccgccaaccggcggaggaaactcattttggccgcttgtacccgtgatcttgtcctttcggtcataacccaaagctcatgaccataggtgaggatgggaacgtagatcaaccggtaaattgagagctttgccttccggctcagctccttcttcaccacaacggatcgatacagcgtccgcattactgaagacatatatattatatatatatatatatatatatatatatatatatatatatatatatatatatatatatatatatatatatatatatatcagtacaggccaaaagtttggacacagcttctcatacaatgcgttttctttatttacatgactatttacattgtagattttcactgaaggcatcgaaactatgaatgagcacatgtggagttatgtaaaggtgaaataactgaaaacatgttttgtattctagttttttcaaaatagccaccctttgctctgattactgctttgcacactcttggcattctctcgataagctatacaaatatatatatatatatatatatataatctgtctcattgcagattagacaaactgccttttccttacactgataaaaaaaagaagtcatatgtccactgatgtttaaaaactcttcACTCAGAGCATATTTTACTTTTCTCCAATGATTTCGCCATTTGTTTACCTCTTGCACtatttgactgaaagagcgcgcatttGCCGGTTtgtgttatcgatgggaaaatgcattttttgacaatgatttgcctgagcggctaggagaccccgagagtaacaagcggtagaaaatagattgatggatgggctaaaaaggacagattaaaaataataataataataataataataatatatatattcttttcatttattttttatttttttacccggGACTACCcacgggctggattttggacgctcgcgggccgtatctggcccacgggccgtagtttggggaccactgatctagacaaTATAATATAGTACTATGGAGCTATATAAAAGCAAGCTTTGACTGTGATTCAGTCACTCAACATGTTCACTTAATTGGATAttagtcgtccctcgccacatcacgcttcaaatattgcggccTCACCGCATTATGGTTTATTTTAGGATATTTAAAAGAACAtttcaagcatattctacaatgTTTTTGGTCCCAAATCAAGCATTTCCAAGCATAAAAATGTCTACTTAAACTAAAAATACCAATACCTGTACCACAGTGGTACTGGCCACTGCAGGAGACCAAACCAGAGCGTGCTCTTTAGTATCGTATATTCGTTTAAAAGAGTGTAAAAGTGACAAAAGGGTGTTATTTAATGTCTAAAGCACTAGTGGTGcaaataccacagtttgagaatctcaaactgtggtacttgcaccactagtggtacgcagaCTCCAtcgagtggtatgccaaagaatcacttgattaaagtacagtgttttattttaccaTATTTaaatagtgttactgttcaaactgtgtgtactgttgcagtggccaaaatattacaaatatttgttagataaaacctcggccttgtttttaatgaatatactcAGAGCTACCACgttactgtattttaaagttggtctatgttggtacttggagagtgattttttttctgaggtggtacttgctgaaaaacgtttgagaaccactggtctaaagagctctcaaaatgttgaaaaacatttaaaaggtCGTTAACGGGGTTTCTATGCTCTAGCtaggaaaatatttgatttataatgaatGATTCCCACTTCGTGGAAATTAATTTATCgcggtcatgtccggaaccaattaacagcgattaaGGAGGGATTACTGTATTAGTATGTCATTGAGTTACACGTAATTATATTTTCTTGATTAAAcactaaacaaaataaatatttcacATACATTTTTCTCAATATAAATTATAATTTCCACCATAAACGCAAACTAGATTAactccaaaaaaacaaaacagtgatttacaatatatttatcatatttttatGTCAACTAGATCCAATGTTTTTCAAATTTCATCTTAATTTGATACAATTTGACTgagatattttttgtaaatatttgcccattaaaactatatattttttatatcaaTATTTTATGACAGATGTGTCTAAAGTTTGGCATAGAGTGGGTATTTGGCTATTTCTTTATTGGtatattttaaatacattatCAAATACACCCTCATACATGCTCACAAGGCTGAGTTGAAGGCTGTTTTTATCCTTATAATTGCTGGCAAATTATTAATCTGATAGATAACACAAAAAGTCATCAGATTaagcacacttttgaatttggattattcaTGTTTAATCAGGTTATTTTTCTCGCTTACATTATTTAAATACAAGCaaaatttggacacaaatgcaatgttggtaaatggattatacttttattgcgcttttctaccttcaagtactcaaagcactttgacactatttccacattcacccattcacacacacattcacacactgatggcgggaactgccatgcaaggcggtaaccacgacccatcaggagcaagggtgaagtgtcttgcccaaagacacaacgaacgtgactaggatggcgaaggcTGGGATCGGACCTGGaacccaggggcgccgctagggattttgggccccat
Coding sequences within it:
- the inf2 gene encoding inverted formin-2; protein product: MFTGLSDVKKKWAAVRGRLGSSQDSDSQQEANLESADPELCIRLLQVPTVVNYSGLKRRLDSSDQSWMVQFLELSGLDLLLEALDRLSGRGCSRIADALLQLTCVNCVRAVMNSSAGIHFIIENEGYIRKLSQALDTSNTMVKMQVFELLAALSMFSTDGHRLALDALDHYKGVKTQQYRLSVILNELQETDNVPYMVTLLSVINALIFGSDDLMQRDKMRKEFIGLQLLDILPKLR